The following are encoded in a window of Fusarium oxysporum f. sp. lycopersici 4287 chromosome 5, whole genome shotgun sequence genomic DNA:
- a CDS encoding POT family proton-dependent oligopeptide transporter: MVTQHPEHERRDATEEEIKELRHVVDSVSLAVWVALIANATERFTFYAVTTPWQNYIQNPVDSVAVPGALGLGQATATNITSAFLFLSFLLPTVWAIISDTWLGRHKTLCLSYFLNFCGCLIIFVTSLPAFSHSQITKVVGLGFAMIILGIGTAGVKATASPFIGDQYAETAPQVITTKKGERVIADRALTLQYIYNVSYWFTNIASLSLVASTYLEKLVGFWAAYLLPLCATWTLVPLLLIFHKSLVKQKPQANILPRASRVIVCAGRHKFNWEAATPVYQSEKFGRQVEWDDRFVFEIKRGLQACKVMACFVPFHLCMNQITNNLVSQAGQMRLGGIPNDTIQALNSIACVLLGPVMQRFVYPIVRGRGFAFGPIARITWAFIMMSTAMAYAAGVQKLIYTKGPCYDKPLQCEKSPNDVSVWIQSPVYFLLGVGEILGFTTLAEYSYSEAPRNMRSLVQAMAQLSSGAGSALGMAFSPLSKDPQILYLYTGLSVTMIATAPTFWLMFRAYDDRVFEEAHSSDDGSNQAAEPMVSGPSDAAETGEKGDGAKPSG, from the exons ATGGTGACTCAACATCCTGAGCACGAAAGGCGGGACGCTACAGAAGAGGAGATCAAAGAGCTGCGGCACGTTGTAGATTCAGTTTCGTTAGCTGTTTGGGTCGCACTCATCGCTAATGCTACAGAGAGATTTACCTTCTATGCCGTAACAACGCCATGGC AGAACTACATACAGAATCCCGTTGATAGCGTCGCTGTTCCCGGCGCTTTGGGGCTGGGGCAGGCAACGGCTACAAACATTACGAGTgcatttctcttcttgagttTTCTTCTCCCGACTGTTTGGGCTATCATTTCGGACACATGGCTGGGGCGTCATAAAACGCTCTGTTTGAGCTACTT CTTGAACTTTTGTGGATGTTTGATCATCTTTGTTACGTCGCTCCCAGCCTTTAGCCACTCCCAGATCACTAAGGTGGTGGGACTGGGGTTCGCGATGATTATCCTTGGAATTGGCACTGCTGGTGTAAAGGCTACTGCTTCCCCATTCATAGGTGACCAATACGCGGAAACTGCTCCTCAAGTAATTACCACCAAGAAAGGGGAGCGCGTTATTGCAGACCGGGCGCTTACACTTCAGTATATCTACAATGTATCGTACTG GTTCACGAACATTGCAAGTTTGTCACTTGTCGCATCCACCTATCTGGAGAAGCTAGTGGGGTTTTGGGCTGCTTATTTGCTACCTCTTTGCGCGACCTGGACACTGGTACCTTTACTTCTAATCTTTCACAAGTCGCTTG TCAAACAAAAGCCTCAAGCAAATATCCTTCCCCGCGCTTCCCGAGTTATCGTGTGTGCGGGAAGACACAAGTTCAACTGGGAAGCTGCTACACCAGTTTACCAGTCGGAGAAGTTTGGCCGCCAAGTCGAATGGGATGATAGATTTGTTTTTGAGATTAAGAGAGGTCTGCAGGCCTGCAAGGTAAT GGCCTGTTTTGTGCCATTCCATCTATGCATGAATCAGATCACAAACAATCTTGTCTCACAAGCAGGACAGATGAGGCTCGGTGGCATTCCCAACGATACTATTCAAGCTCTAAACTCTATCGCTTGCGTGCTACTGGGACCAGTCATGCAGAGATTTGTTTATCCCATTGTCCGCGGTCGGGGATTCGCTTTTGGCCCCATTGCGCGCATTACATGGGCTTTCATCATGATGAGTACCGCAATGGCATATGCTGCTGGAGTTCAAAAACTCATCTACACCAAAGGGCCTTGCTACGATAAGCCCTTGCAGTGTGAAAAGTCTCCGAACGACGTGAGTGTCTGGATTCAGTCGCCCGTCTACTTCCTTCTCGGAGTCGGCGAGATTCTGGGTTTTACAACTCTTGCCGAGTACAGCTATTCTGAGGCACCGAGGAACATGCGCAGCTTGGTACAAGCAATGGCCCAGCTGAGTTCAGGCGCTGGCTCTGCGCTTGGAATGGCATTTTCACCATTGTCAAAGGATCCTCAGATTCTTTATCTCTACACGGGTTTGTCTGTAACAATGATTGCTACGGCGCCTACTTTCTGGCTGATGTTTCGTGCGTATGATGATAGAGTATTTGAAGAAGCACACTCGAGCGACGACGGGAGTAATCAGGCGGCAGAGCCAATGGTTTCTGGACCATCTGATGCTGCTGAAACAGGAGAAAAGGGCGACGGTGCCAAACCATCTGGCTAA
- a CDS encoding GDPmannose 4,6-dehydratase produces the protein MAVLNGYFRPKVAFVTGITGQDGSYLSELLLEKGYEVHGLVRSTASRREALSKPLRPGLTMHLGDMSDLGRLVQILGGIKPDEIYHLAAESHVAVSFDTPLQTSDTNAMGTLRLLEAMRMLGLDKSTKFYNACSSEVFGSDMPAPQTEETSFHPVSPYAVTKLFQYWTTVNFREAYGFHASNGILFNHESPRRGTTFVTRKITTQVALIACGKLDFFSLGNLDAVRDWGHAKDYMQGVYLMLQQPVGGDYVLSSGKSYSVRDFVEAAFKVIGVNIEWTGTGLDEVGIDSASGKIRVKVNPKFYRPLDNQNLLGSAAKAKKVLGWKPTYSFEALVEEMVLCDVEAVNTGRIFSNSYLDWVVGNAESGNGVVKHSPSKSVGEAHSVTTNSDGPEKISLADVEGLDAEVTTQG, from the exons ATGGCAGTATTGAATGGTTACTTCAGACCCAAAGTGGCCTTTGTCACTG GAATCACCGGTCAAGATGGCTCGTATCTTTCTGAACTGCTGCTGGAAAAGGGATACGAAGTTCATGGCCTGGTACGATCGACTGCTTCCAGACGCGAAGCTCTAAGCAAGCCACTCCGGCCTGGCTTGACCATGCACCTTGGCGATATGTCCGACTTGGGTCGTCTCGTCCAGATTTTGGGCGGCATCAAGCCCGATGAGATTTACCATCTTGCTGCTGAGTCCCACGTGGCTGTCTCATTTGACACTCCACTACAGACTAGTGACACCAATGCTATGGGAACACTTCGACTGCTTGAAGCCATGCGAATGCTGGGCTTAGACAAGTCGACAAAATTTTATAAT GCTTGTTCATCCGAAGTGTTTGGGTCGGACATGCCCGCTCCACAAACAGAGGAGACCTCCTTCCACCCGGTATCACCATATGCTGTTACCAAGTTGTTCCAATACTGGACTACTGTCAATTTTCGAGAGGCATACGGCTTCCATGCCTCGAATGGTATTCTCTTCAACCATGAATCACCGAGACGGGGTACCACTTTCGTCACCCGAAAGATCACTACTCAAGTAGCTTTAATTGCCTGCGGAAAGTTAGACTTCTTCTCCCTAGGGAATCTGGACGCGGTTCGAGATTGGGGCCATGCAAAAGATTACATGCAAGGCGTGTATCTGATGCTGCAACAGCCAGTCGGAGGCGATTATGTTCTTTCGAGTGGAAAATCCTACAGCGTTCGCGACTTTGTCGAGGCAGCCTTCAAGGTCATCGGAGTCAACATCGA ATGGACTGGAACCGGTCTAGACGAGGTCGGCATTGACTCAGCTAGCGGAAAGATTCGCGTTAAAGTGAACCCCAAGTTCTACCGACCACTTGATAACCAGAACTTGCTAGGCTCAGCAGCCAAGGCGAAGAAAGTGCTCGGATGGAAGCCAACATACAGCTTCGAAGCGTTGGTTGAAGAAATGGTACTTTGCGATGTTGAGGCCGTTAACACAGGTCGTatcttctccaacagctATTTGGACTGGGTAGTTGGCAATGCGGAAAGCGGAAATGGGGTCGTGAAGCACAGTCCTTCCAAGTCGGTTGGTGAGGCTCACAGCGTCACTACGAATTCGGATGGGCCTGAGAAGATCAGCCTGGCGGACGTTGAGGGACTGGATGCGGAGGTTACAACTCAGGGTTAA